DNA sequence from the Alosa alosa isolate M-15738 ecotype Scorff River chromosome 2, AALO_Geno_1.1, whole genome shotgun sequence genome:
tggcatgtttttttttcattcagtgaATTCTCAGcttggcttgctgtctgaatgATAGGGGGAACTGCCATTATGTCTAGTAAATAAGATTCCTTTGATGTAGTAGAGTTCCTGCCGTCTCGTAGATCTTTTAGCACCACAGACACATGCCACCGGAAATACGTAATAACATTCAGAAGAAGGTGTGCAAAAGTTATGCGTTCTGAAAGCACAAGCCAAGTTGATATGTCAATCAGTCAATCGGTATATTACGTACAGAGTAAAGTCATCATGTAGCATGGTCCCAAAGCTCTGCAAAACTCAATAAACCacactgcttcaaaccaaagcATCATTTTGCTAGACATTTTTTAGGTAGACCTTggtttgtaaacaaaaacaccTTATTTTCGCCAgtctattttattatattattttttttttatttgtcaagAGTCCTCATATGAACCTGAGAGAGACAGCCATGGAGAGACCAGAGAGCGGTCTAGAAGGCCCTGTCACCATGGAAGTGACTGTAGAGATTCATCAAGACCACATTTATCAAAAACCAGTTCCAGTTGAGGTGCTTAATGTGTTGCCTATAGAAGACATAGCAGAACTGGGTGGTGTCACCAAGAACTGCAAGTATTGCAGACAACCTGTTATGTGCTCAGTAAAGCATATGCAGGATCGCCATTTAAAGCATGCCATACATTTTGAATCCGATGGCATTGGTGAGTGTTTTACAGTTCCCATTCTCAAACAACTTGTATGCTTTGTCCTGTTTCATAAATGGGTTTTATTTAATTAGATCTACaagtaaaaaatatattgaatgcACATATCAGCAGAGATTGTATAATGTCTAAATAGGTGTCTTTCCTTACAGAAAAATTCACCATTCCCTGTTTTTGTGAAATGGGATTGCGAGAGAAGAACAGGTGCCTTTGGCATTGTCCTAAGTGTCACCATATTCTGAGCCGTGCTGATAGTTTTAAGCGGCACCTTTCCCAACACGGTTTGTACAAATTACCATTTGTTCTGCTGATGTGCTGCCATTCACATAATGATGTATCCCTACAAATttgttttctgttctttttaTGTTGCAGGATTTGAAGTTACTGACCGGGAAGGTACACAGTCATGTGAAAGTCATCTGTGGCTATCCAAATACATTCTACTTTTCTGATGTCATTtaggtttttttctttttttgttgttgttgtttgtcttttttgcaTGTTTGGGGCATATCAAGGGAGACCCCAAGTGGTGAAACAGTGTATCTACCCCACGGAAAGGACTCCAGAGAGGAATGATGAACACATTAGTCAGACTGGTAAGAATTTTAACCCTTAAGTCGGTATGGAAATGTTGGAAATTGAGTtgtaaagaatatctgggttcattgataTTTGAACCCAGATATAGTCATTTGATTCTGCCAATGTGCTTCCCTTAACATAatgatcagtgtttcccacagaatttaattctatttgtggtggtaggtttgcagaattaactcgaatgcaacagtttttaacaaattagtgcagctcGGTTttgattctaaccagatttaagcacaatttagtgcaaccaggaaaatcattgtgtggtggtcaatgttgatattgtggtgggccgccacaaataaatcaatgtatgggaaacactgatgatGTCCTATTTTGATTTTATTCTGCACTTTTCATGTCTCAAGTCTTATTATCACTGAGCAGGAAGGGCAAGGTACACAGTCACTTGAATGTCATCTGTGGCTATCCAAATACATTCTATTTTTGTGTTAtgttattatgtttgtttttgtatcaCAATTTCCTTTTTAAAAGACAAGTCCTCTTATGAACCTGAGGGCGAGAGAGCTGGGGAGAGACCAGAGAGTGATCTGGATGGCTCTGGCCCGATGCAGAATGACGAAGACATAGACGAGCTTGTAGGGAAGGCTGCTGACAGCATGGAAGTAGCTGCAGGAATTCCTGAAGACCACATGTATCTTAAGACTGACTATAAATCTAGAGAAAAGAAGGTTCCAGTTGAGCTGCTTGCTGTGTTGCCTACAGAAGACATAGAAGAACTTGGTGGTGGCACCTAGAACTGCAAGTATTGCAGACAACCTGTTCTGTGCACAGCAAAGCATATGAAGGATCGGCATTTAAAGCATGCCATACATTTTGAATACAATGGCATTGGTGAGTTCCCATTCTTAAACAGCTTGTATGCTTTGTCCTGTTTCATAAATGGGTTTTTATTTAATTAGATCTACAAGTTTAAAATATATGGAATGCACATAACAGCAAAGAGAAGGTATAAAAAGTTGTCTTTCCCTACAGAAAAATTCATCATTTCCTGTTTTTGTGCAATGGGATGGCGCGAGAAAAACAGGTGCCATTGGCATTGTCCTACGTGTCCACTTACTATAAGCCGTACTGATGCTTTTAAGGTTCACCTTTCCCAACATGGTTTGTACAAATTGCCATATACTCTGCTTATCTCCTGCTCTTGATGTAATCACTTATATGCCCCTATCTTCATTTTTATCTGTTCTTTTCATGTTGCAGGTTTTAAAATCATGAAGattaaaaagaaatacaaaggTACATAGTCAtatggcagtgtttcccacagaattgaattctgtttgtggtggtaggtttgcagaattaacttgaatgcaacagtttttaacaaattagcgcagcaatttagccagtcgactTTTATGCCaacaattgcaggattgttaatgttttctttaaaagtGCATGTAGTTTCActgagagacaaggagaggctgtgcaaaggtgcacacatagctctacaatgaacaacttccatccaatttaaatacagtagtacaacatggaaaatcattgtgtggtggtcagtgttgatattgtggtgggccggcacaaataagccaatgtatgggaaacagtacatatataaataaatataaatatatacatgatGACTTTACTCTGTACGTAATATACCGATTGACTGATTGACATATCAACTTGGCCTGTGCTTTCAGAACGCATAACTTTTGCACACCTTCTTCTGAATGTTATTACGTATTTCCGGTGGCATGTGTCTGTGGTGCTAAAAGATCTACGAGACGGCAGGAACTCTACTACATCACACTGTCATTCAAAAGTTTGGgatcacttagaaatgtccattccactccaaGAATACCatctgagatcagttgcattgttttttttaatcagggcagcagttttcagattacattatgtgcttacataattgcaaaagagttctccaatgtttttttcagttacggcttccacacacagttgcgttccgtcaacgcatgccagtgggtgttcccgacggtagctatgcaaatgacttaaggtataaccgtaatttgattggctggtgcagTCTGTTGTTCGCTTGTtcataatttgattggctggtgccgtctgttgtttGCTTgttcgtaatttgattggctggtgctgtccatcggtgcagcaacagctgaacttctcaacgcgagcgacacaacggacccacaattcagttgggcaacggatgacgtaagcccatgtaaagtgaacgggatgtgtctccagcactgcaacgcacacAACTGTGTGTATGAGCCGTTAGCCTCtaaaaatgatatcagattagtaaacagaatgtgcctttggaacattggatgaatggttgctgataatggccaatgtagatattgcattaaagaccAGCCgcttctttctacaacagtcatttacaacattaatgatgaaaacaagggcATTTCTtagtgactccaaacttgaacggtagtgtatatatactgtatataatttttttattattgttattatttaagAAGTACGACTGCTGAAGCACCAAGGCCCAGCATTTGACGAGGAAGACCTAGAAAAGCTTGTGAGGCAGCCCGCTGACATCATGGACACGACGGCTGAGCTTCCTGATGAGGTGTCCTCAAAAGAGAATAAAGCGCGAAGTGGTGGCACCATGAACTGCAAGTATTGCAGTAAACCTATCCGCTGCACACAAAAGCACATGCACTTTCGGCATTTAAATCATGCCATACATTTCGAAGCCAGTGGCATTAGTGAGTGTTTTACAGTTCCCATTCTTAATAAACTTGCATGCTTACTAGTCCTGTTTTGTAAATGGCTTCTTATTTAATTTGattatataagtataaatagTATAGATCATTTGTATAGAATTATACAAGTTATACAAGTTATACATATATGAAATGCACATATTAGCAAAGGGAAGGTATAAAGAATTGTCTCTCCTTACAGAAAAATTCACCTTTCCCTGTTTTTGTAAAATGGGATCGCTGGAGAAGAACAGGAGCCATTGGCATTGTCCTACGTGTAGTCTTGTTCTGACACGCACCGTCAGCTTCATGAGACACCTGTCCACACACGGTGTGTACAAATGGTCATTTGTTCTGCTGATATGCTGTCCTCAATGATGCTCTATTTGAATTTCATTCTGTTCATATTATGTTGCAGGTTTTAAAGTCAGCAAGCAGGAACAGCATAAAAAGGGTACCGGTTTTAAAGTCAGGGCACAGGAATACCGTAACAATGGTTCAGGTTTCAAAGTCATGGAGCACAAACACCGTAAAAAAGGTAAGAGTCATGTGAATGTCAGCTGTGGCTATCCAAATACATTCTACTTCTCTATGTGTTCTGTCATTAAGTTTCTGTATTTGTTTAGCATCTTCCTGTGTCAAAGACAAGTCCTCGCATGAGCCTgagcaagagcgagagagagagagagctgaggacACACGGTGGAGCGACCTGGAGGGCCCTGAGCCCTTATCAGATGAGGAAGACCCAGACATGCTCGTACGGCCCACTGACCCAAAGGACACGGCTCCAGAAATCCTAAGTCGTAAACACATTAGACAGGTGACTGAGTACATCTGGAGAGCCAAGAGAGTCCCAGCCGAGCTGCCCCACGACTTGGCCaccaaagagagagaagtgccAGAGAGCTTTGAGCCCACAGAGACCACATGTCCATATTGCCCTGGTCCCAGTCCCCCAGGTCATTTAACTtgaataatctttttttttttcagccatATCTGTCTACGTGAAAGTGTGCCGTATCTGCAGTCATCCCGTGAGGTTTCAGGACTACCGGTCAGGATTCCATAATTTCAACAGCAAAACAATCGTAACAATTCCTCTCTGTTCCCTGCTGACAGCAGGACTTGGGGTAAGTACCCCTAAGAAGTCACTTGTGCGTGTGTATTCAGTGCATATGGTATCTTGATTTAAAATGGTGATACTATATCCACAAATACACATTTGTTGTCTTTGGAATATCTTCGTAGAATCACATTGCCATAGGGCAGCTCATTCAAACGTTGGAGAGCCATTTGTCAATGGGCCTCCCTGTGGATGAGATCAGAAGGGTGTTCCATCACTTCAACGCACTCAGGCAGCACGAGTACTCCTATTGCTGTGTCCGGTGTGGCCCCAGCCCTCCTGTTCTCATTGCAGACGCTGACTGTAAGGTCTTGTTTGATGTGCCAGGTAGGACAACCGGTGGCATACTGTTTCTGTCACATTTACCGCTTTTCTAATTGAAGTGGTCGCCCTGCAACTTGTATATGTTTTACTGCCTTATTCCAGGTGACCACTTCAAGCGTCCATACAGAAACCATGTTAAACCAGAGGATACAGCCGTTAATATGCGAGACCGGTGGCAGACCCTTGAGAAACGCATGGTCGCTGCTGGACTTTGTGATGGTAAGAATAGTGGGGAAACCATGGTGACTCCATCTGTCACGTCACACCTGACATGTTACTTTTGTATCCCGAAGGTGCCAAGGTTGCCAATCCATACACCTGTCCTGTCACATACTCCTCCTTCACACCATGGCTTGGTGAGGAGGTCCGAGTGAGTGATGTCGTCCCGAAGACTGAAGTGCTGAAAGGTTTATTTCAAAAGGGCCAATCACCTTCCTCGGAGATTGTCTTTGCGACTGATGAGGAAGCCGCCATACTGAAAGTGTTGGAATCAAATTCAGTGAGTTGGTTTAACTGTTAAAGCAACACTGTAGTTCATTTGCTGTAAAATAaaggcttcaaactcatttggATGGCAGTGACTTACAGTATGGAGAATGGAAACTTCTGCATGGCCAGGCGGCCTGATGTTGCACTATGTGACGTGATTGTCATGGGCAGAAGCATGGCCCTGTTTGTTGGTAGTAGACGAATAGGGGAACCCCGCAGTGCTAAATGGCTGCCCAGTAATACTCAGTAGGGGGTGTGTCCATAACAACATGTGGAACGTTTTCAACAATGCCTATTTCTTATAACCCAACTCCCTCTCTAATGTAATGCTGAGCTAACAGTGTTACTGCACTGCATCTGCCCCCTGTAGCCAAAGAGGAGTGACCTGGTGAAGGCATGCAATGGCCTCGGAGTCCCTCTCTCTGGCAGCATCAGTGATTTAATGCACAGACTGAAGGAGCTCCTGCTTTATAAGGAGCTGCACCCGAACATGTTTGTCAAACTTCAAAAGGCTGGTGGTAAGGccaaacaaatatttttttcttagcATCAATGACATGTTATTTTATTACAGGCTAATTGTAAGAATCATGTgtagtgtttgtatttgtttcaaatacatttatttttgtcCACTATAGGTGGCATATTCTACTTGACCTGCATCCATTCTGTTGTATATTATCACTCTCCATTGTGGTGGCCAGAGTCGGCGCGGGACCATGGGGATGCTCTGTTAAGTTTCAAGCACCCTCCCACTGTAGTTATTTCTGATATTGCGGGGCGAGTGGCAAAGCATGTGAACGATCGCACAGATCTGCGCTTTTTCCAACCAAACGATGGCTGTCTGTGTGATGACAGTGAGGAAAATGTGCAGGCCGCAAAGGAGAAATGGCTAAAGGCCCGTTTGCCATGGGTCACAGGTGCCGGCGTGACGCCCCAGGCCACCTGTGCAGACACGTTCCCCTGCAGTGACCGATACTCTACACCGCACCCCGTGACGGGCACCGATGCGAGGTTCTCTTTGTATCCTCACCTGCATCAAAGGAACCCAAAGCATCCAGAGGAGTTGCTGAGGAACCTGGAGCTGGCTCCTGATTTAGCCGCGCTGGTCAACTCTTCCATGACAGAGCCGCTGAGCAGGGAGCTCTGCTTCAGCCGCCATCACTTCGGCCACATGGAGGAGGACCATTACAAGTTCTCCTTGCGCCTGTATTTTCACCTCCACAATCTCACACTCAACAAGAGACACACAAACGCCCTGCAGCAGCAAACACAGACACCCCGGCATATTAGTGATGACGCAGAGGAAGGCCAAGCGACTGGAATGGACTCTGGCTGACCAGGGTCCCGCAGTCCTCTGAAAAGAAACAGGGAGGAGTTGGAGGCTGTGAGTTAAGACAttgttactgttttttttttggtgtgtgtgtgtggggggggtgtcacTTTTTATGTCTCTACCTGGAGGAAAACTTTTGTCTGGTTGGGTCTGTCCATTTCACTGGTCAGCGTTAAATTCAGTCCAGGCCATGTGAGGTCAAGGTCAAGGACAGGTCAAGGTTAAATTCAGTCCAGGTCATAAGGTGACACCAGACAGACATACCAGAGGCATACCAACCAATGCTGTGTGAAGTTAATTTTATTCTGAGCATGACATAGTGCTGAATACTATGTGCTGACATTCTGTTGATAATTTTTCATCTTTGACAGACTTAAGATGACCACTGCTACATCAAGTATTGGAAAGGAATCCATGGCAACAAGCCTTGCTACCCAAGCCCTCAGTGCTTTTGTAAATAAATCTTTATAAATATATGTTTAGGTGTAACTAAATAAAAAGTTCTGGACTTGCAATACAATTATTTTGACTTGTGGTCATTCAGTACTATTTTATTAGATTTACTTACATTCAGGAAGTTTTTAGCATGCGTTCCCCATCGTTTTATCGTCTTCTGTAACTACAGTTGGTGGTGCAGGTCACATTAATAGCTTTCACAGTCACAATTCATTTTGGAGCACCACCATATGTTTTACAGGATGTTGCTGTAAGTGGTTTTGGATAAAGgcatctgccaaatgaataaatgtgaaaTTTCATAGGATTGCTAAAGCCTGCTTCACAAAGCAGTTATTAAGTTATTACGTGTTTTACATAAAGtttgtgccctgtgtgtgtagccttatattttattattatttttagaaTGTATCATTTGTTGGTATTTTGCTGTGATCTGTCAGCTGATTGTCAAAGCTGTCAACTCCCTGTGGAAGGCAGCAGGGTTAGGAGATGGCAGTGTGGCAAAGGCTCAGAGACCACAGCAGACCAGGGGACATTGCTGGATGAAGTGCACAACAAACAGCTTGAGTGGCCTGTTGCATTATATTAACAGTATTGTGTCCCATTGGACTCATTACATTAGTTAGATTAAACAAAAAATACTCTACCATCTTTATTATAGATTAATCAACTTCTAGCCTTCACTCACACAACAAAGTGTTGTTTCAAGTAACAAAATGtaagaatagaataaaatatctGTAAAAGATGTAACTTTATTATATTCAAATGTATTAAATGTGAATCGAGAATATACACAAATTTAACCATCTCCATGAAAATCATCCGTTTTCTTTGAAAATGTCCAACTGCAGTGATAAAGTGAAACTGTTTACAAAAGCTAAGCTGTACCTCAAGCTCAAGTAATCCTTTTCAACTTGGCCTATAAAAACAACATAGGTTTCTGTGCAATAATAACATGATCACACATTAAACATCATAACACAACTCTTAGTGAGAACATTCCTCAATATTTGCTTTCCCAAACTCCTCCACACACAGAGTTGTGTGTTTCAGGATGGGCCATACCAGTGCAATTCAAATGAGAGTACATCACGTCATACTAGACTAGGTTCTTTCTTGGTTCTGGAAAGGCAAAGGGTTGTATACGAAACACCGTGAGAAGAATACAGATTCCTCATACCCCTAGCAGTTGAAAAGCTCTAGAGGACCTAAGGAACATCCATAGCCAATTCAGAACAAGCACAAAAGGGTTTCATATTTCCATAGTAACCCTGGGTGAAATATTGCCAAGACCAGAAAATGGCTGCCTCTGTTTCCTGCTCTGATGAGATGCAAATAATACGTTTGCTCTTCATTCTAAACTAGGCCTGTGAGCACATAATGTACTTGGAACCATTCAAGGAATTGGAAAAAACTATTGGAACTACTGCATCAAATTGTTTTGAAGAACATAGTTTATACTAAATCATGCATTAATTAAGAGCAAAATGATAATTAACTTTACCAAAAAACAGAAATAATCATTATGAGCTTGAATCTTTGTTAATGTTGTTTAACCTTTCCCTCTATAAATAACATCAGTGTAATAATAGCGATGTAGCAAATGTATCAAACATAAGTTAATGACAATAACTCCATGGGTTGCATGATGCACAATGTAGGAACAGAATAATAGAAAACATAATTGATTTCAATCTAAATAGATTctgctctgaaaaaaataaatgttaatgttccTGAAAAAAGTTCCCAAGCTCAACAAATGATTCCTGACCTATGTTTGAATACAGAACCTTTTTTTCTAGGAGtgcagaataaacagcagacatgTAGGTAGAATAACAACAGGAATGGCATCAGAAATGTTCCAACAGGCATTTCCACACCCACACTTTGTATCCCAGGGTGACCCAAGCTCTGTAGTGAAACCTGTTGGCGTTATTATCATAGATGTGTTTTCAAAGTAATTTCCATACAGCTCATTTCAGTCCATCTAGGGTCCTGTGAATGATACCAATATGAACCCAGTTCGCTTGGCAGTGAATGCTACATGACATTTCAGTTGCATACCCTTATAAAGTCAACCAAGAGCATGTAAACATTACTTAAGAAAAGTAACAGTTTCAAACAGTTTTACGTATGCTCCAGTAGGTAGCTAGTTTTTACAACATCCACCATTTTGTGATTGTACATGTTTGTATGACGGACAGATAGACATGTCAGTCGATCCCACAAATCACAAAGGATATTCACTATGTAGGTCTATGACCTGAGCACGAAACACTGCCCATGCCCATCCACCCTGAGAATTCCCTGGTGTGAAAAGGGTAAGTGTGAAAATGCACTTGGCACTCCAACATGAACCTATGAGCATGGTAATACTTCAAGGAATAATTGAACAAAGTGAAAATGATGTCATTTTCCACTCATAACCTCATGCAAAGGAGTCACAAGGTTGACTTGAGTTAGTCAACAACGTGTCCATGATGGACAGGCCTGACAACCACTATCTGCTTCAGTGGCATGTAGACAGGTTCATTACGCCACCATCACTCTTCATTCAGTATTCCTCCAAGTCCACATCATAGACACTT
Encoded proteins:
- the LOC125311578 gene encoding HMG domain-containing protein 3-like, giving the protein MGLPVDEIRRVFHHFNALRQHEYSYCCVRCGPSPPVLIADADCKVLFDVPGDHFKRPYRNHVKPEDTAVNMRDRWQTLEKRMVAAGLCDGAKVANPYTCPVTYSSFTPWLGEEVRVSDVVPKTEVLKGLFQKGQSPSSEIVFATDEEAAILKVLESNSPKRSDLVKACNGLGVPLSGSISDLMHRLKELLLYKELHPNMFVKLQKAGGGIFYLTCIHSVVYYHSPLWWPESARDHGDALLSFKHPPTVVISDIAGRVAKHVNDRTDLRFFQPNDGCLCDDSEENVQAAKEKWLKARLPWVTGAGVTPQATCADTFPCSDRYSTPHPVTGTDARFSLYPHLHQRNPKHPEELLRNLELAPDLAALVNSSMTEPLSRELCFSRHHFGHMEEDHYKFSLRLYFHLHNLTLNKRHTNALQQQTQTPRHISDDAEEGQATGMDSG